A single region of the Thermoanaerobacter uzonensis DSM 18761 genome encodes:
- a CDS encoding KOW domain-containing RNA-binding protein yields MEDLQIGQVVRSKAGRDKGRVFVVVGKFDDQHVLVADGDLRKIEKPKKKKFKHLQRYNDVIWQIKEKILNGDKLTNEEIKKFLEPYKS; encoded by the coding sequence ATGGAAGACTTGCAAATTGGTCAGGTAGTGCGGAGCAAAGCAGGTCGCGACAAAGGCAGAGTTTTTGTAGTTGTAGGAAAGTTTGATGACCAACACGTTCTTGTAGCCGATGGGGACCTTCGGAAGATAGAAAAACCTAAGAAAAAAAAGTTTAAACATCTTCAGAGGTATAATGACGTGATTTGGCAAATTAAAGAGAAAATTCTAAATGGCGATAAATTAACTAATGAAGAAATCAAAAAATTTTTAGAACCTTATAAATCCTAA
- the infA gene encoding translation initiation factor IF-1, translated as MAKDDVIEVEGTVIEALPNAMFQVQLDNGHKVLAHVSGKLRMNFIRILPGDRVTVELSPYDLSRGRIVWRGK; from the coding sequence TTGGCAAAAGATGATGTTATTGAAGTTGAGGGCACAGTGATAGAGGCTTTACCAAATGCCATGTTTCAAGTACAATTAGATAATGGGCATAAAGTATTAGCCCATGTATCTGGAAAATTGAGAATGAATTTTATACGAATACTTCCAGGAGACAGGGTAACCGTAGAATTGTCTCCTTATGACTTAAGTCGTGGAAGAATAGTATGGCGTGGAAAGTGA
- a CDS encoding DNA-directed RNA polymerase subunit alpha: MFEMIEPKIEIVEQSEDGTYGKFVVEPLERGYGITLGNSLRRVLLSSLPGAAPKSVKIDGVLHEFSTLPGVKEDVVEIILNLKEVAVKLYSDEPMVGRIDVEGRGEVTAGHIKGSADIEILNPDHHIATLSEDGKLHMEIVFVKGKGYVPSDKNKESNQSIGVIPIDSIFTPVKRVSYNVENTRVGNVTDYDKLTLEVWTNGAITPKEAISMASDMLIKYFQKFISFTGEYKSSDIFVDKPEKKVEKPLDMTIEELDLSVRSYNCLKRAGINTVQELTQKTEEEMMKVRNLGKKSLEEVKQKLEALGLSLKKADE, from the coding sequence GTGTTTGAAATGATTGAACCAAAAATAGAGATTGTTGAGCAGTCGGAAGATGGGACGTATGGAAAGTTTGTAGTAGAGCCTTTAGAAAGAGGATATGGCATAACGCTTGGAAATTCTTTAAGAAGAGTGCTTTTGTCCTCTCTTCCTGGTGCTGCTCCTAAATCTGTGAAGATAGATGGGGTATTACATGAATTTTCAACCCTACCAGGAGTTAAAGAGGATGTAGTAGAAATTATACTTAACCTTAAAGAAGTTGCGGTTAAATTGTATTCAGATGAACCAATGGTAGGACGCATAGATGTAGAAGGAAGAGGAGAAGTTACTGCGGGTCATATAAAAGGCAGTGCCGACATAGAGATTTTAAACCCTGATCATCATATAGCTACTTTAAGTGAAGATGGTAAACTCCATATGGAAATTGTATTTGTTAAAGGAAAGGGTTATGTTCCTTCAGATAAAAACAAAGAGTCTAACCAATCAATAGGCGTTATTCCAATTGATTCTATTTTTACACCAGTAAAAAGGGTAAGCTACAATGTTGAGAATACTCGTGTAGGGAATGTTACGGACTATGATAAACTTACTTTGGAAGTATGGACAAATGGAGCTATAACGCCTAAAGAAGCTATTAGTATGGCTTCTGACATGTTGATTAAGTACTTTCAAAAATTTATATCTTTTACTGGCGAATACAAAAGCTCAGATATTTTTGTGGACAAACCTGAGAAAAAAGTCGAAAAACCTCTTGATATGACAATTGAAGAATTAGACTTATCTGTAAGGTCCTATAATTGCTTAAAGAGAGCTGGAATAAATACAGTGCAGGAGCTCACTCAAAAGACAGAAGAAGAAATGATGAAAGTCAGAAATTTGGGTAAAAAATCTCTAGAAGAGGTTAAACAAAAACTCGAAGCATTAGGACTTAGCTTAAAAAAAGCAGACGAATAA
- the rplQ gene encoding 50S ribosomal protein L17 has product MGYRKLGRPSDQRKAMLRNLVTDFLKYGKITTTEARAKEVRSISEKMITLGKRGDLHARRQALAYILDESVVKKLFDEIAPKYKDRQGGYTRILKLGPRRGDGAPLVIIELV; this is encoded by the coding sequence GTGGGTTACAGAAAATTAGGCCGTCCTTCTGACCAGAGGAAGGCTATGCTTAGAAATTTAGTAACAGACTTTTTGAAATATGGTAAAATAACTACAACAGAGGCACGAGCAAAAGAGGTTCGCAGCATTTCTGAAAAAATGATTACCCTCGGTAAAAGAGGCGATTTACATGCAAGGAGGCAGGCTTTAGCCTATATCTTAGATGAAAGTGTAGTAAAGAAATTATTTGACGAAATAGCACCAAAATACAAAGACAGACAAGGTGGTTACACAAGAATTTTAAAACTTGGGCCTCGTAGAGGAGATGGCGCACCATTAGTAATTATTGAATTAGTGTAA
- the rpmJ gene encoding 50S ribosomal protein L36: MKVRPSVKPICEKCKVIKRKGRVMVICENPKHKQKQG, translated from the coding sequence ATGAAGGTGAGACCATCTGTAAAGCCTATTTGCGAAAAATGCAAAGTTATAAAGAGAAAAGGTAGAGTTATGGTAATTTGTGAAAATCCAAAGCATAAACAAAAACAAGGCTAG
- the map gene encoding type I methionyl aminopeptidase, producing the protein MIYIKSKNEINLMKTAGKVIANLFEVLERAIKPGVTTLELDRIAEEFIIKNDCKPAFKGLYGFPASICTSINEEVVHGIPSLRKLKEGDIISIDLGATYKGYNADAARTFSVGEISEEAQKLIEVTKNSFFEGIKYAKEGNRLSDISHAIQTYVERHGFSVVREYVGHGIGIKMHEDPQIPNFGPPGRGPRLKRGMCLAIEPMVNAGHYTVRTLEDNWTVVTVDGSLSAHYENTIVITEGDPEILTIL; encoded by the coding sequence ATGATATATATCAAGTCTAAGAATGAAATTAATTTGATGAAAACAGCTGGCAAGGTAATAGCAAATCTCTTTGAAGTTTTAGAAAGGGCAATTAAGCCAGGAGTTACGACGCTAGAACTTGATAGAATTGCAGAAGAGTTTATAATAAAAAATGATTGTAAACCTGCTTTTAAAGGTTTATACGGTTTTCCTGCTAGTATTTGCACTTCAATAAATGAAGAAGTAGTTCATGGAATACCAAGTTTAAGAAAACTTAAAGAAGGCGATATTATAAGTATAGACCTTGGAGCTACCTATAAAGGGTATAATGCAGATGCAGCAAGAACTTTCTCTGTTGGAGAGATATCAGAGGAAGCACAAAAATTGATTGAGGTTACAAAAAATAGCTTTTTTGAGGGTATAAAATATGCAAAAGAAGGGAATAGGTTATCGGATATTTCTCATGCAATACAAACTTATGTAGAAAGACATGGCTTTTCAGTAGTAAGAGAATATGTGGGACATGGAATAGGTATAAAGATGCACGAAGACCCACAGATTCCTAATTTCGGTCCCCCTGGCAGAGGACCTAGATTGAAAAGAGGAATGTGTCTTGCTATAGAACCCATGGTAAATGCGGGACATTATACCGTAAGAACATTAGAAGATAATTGGACAGTAGTAACTGTTGATGGCAGTTTATCTGCCCATTACGAAAATACTATTGTTATTACGGAGGGGGACCCAGAAATACTGACCATTTTATAA
- the rpsM gene encoding 30S ribosomal protein S13, whose product MARIAGIDLPRDKRVEIALTYIYGIGRSRSNEILAKAGVNPDTRVKDLTEEEVSRLREIIDKEYKVEGDLRKEVAMNIKRLMDIGCYRGIRHKRGLPVRGQRTRTNARTRKGPRKTVAKKKK is encoded by the coding sequence ATGGCGAGAATTGCAGGCATTGATTTGCCAAGAGATAAACGAGTTGAAATCGCTTTGACATATATCTATGGAATTGGCCGTTCTCGTTCAAATGAGATACTTGCTAAAGCAGGTGTAAATCCAGATACAAGAGTCAAGGATTTAACTGAAGAAGAAGTTTCAAGACTCAGAGAGATAATTGATAAAGAGTACAAAGTTGAGGGCGACTTAAGAAAAGAAGTTGCCATGAATATTAAAAGGTTAATGGATATAGGATGTTACAGAGGAATAAGACATAAAAGAGGTTTACCCGTAAGAGGTCAAAGAACGAGGACTAATGCTAGAACGAGAAAAGGCCCAAGGAAAACTGTTGCTAAGAAGAAGAAGTAA
- the rpsK gene encoding 30S ribosomal protein S11: MAKRVKRTGRKREKKHVERGIAHIHSTFNNTIVTITDPAGNTISWASAGTIGFKGSRKSTPFAAQMAAESAAKSAMDHGMKTVDVYVKGPGAGREAAIRALQAAGLEVSLIKDVTPIPHNGCRPPKRRRV; encoded by the coding sequence ATGGCTAAAAGAGTAAAAAGAACTGGCAGAAAACGCGAGAAAAAACACGTAGAAAGAGGAATTGCCCATATTCATTCTACGTTTAATAATACTATTGTCACTATAACAGACCCAGCTGGAAATACAATTTCTTGGGCAAGTGCTGGTACGATAGGTTTTAAAGGCTCAAGAAAATCAACTCCTTTTGCAGCACAAATGGCGGCAGAATCAGCTGCAAAATCTGCAATGGATCATGGCATGAAAACTGTAGATGTATATGTTAAAGGACCTGGTGCAGGTAGAGAAGCAGCAATAAGAGCTTTACAGGCTGCTGGCCTTGAGGTAAGTCTTATAAAAGATGTGACTCCAATTCCCCACAATGGCTGCAGACCACCCAAGAGGAGAAGAGTATAA
- the rpsD gene encoding 30S ribosomal protein S4, translated as MGRYTGPTCRLCRREGMKLYLKGDKCYTDKCPVARRGYAPGQHGQEKKKLTNYGMQLREKQKLKRYYGVSERQFERFYEEAERMKGITGENLLQLLERRLDNVVYRLGFAASRPQARQLVSHGHLEVNGKKVDIPSFLVKPGDVISVREKSRSMELIKNNLEVSRNVPDWLELNKDAFEGRVVSLPRREHIDLPIQEHLIVELYSK; from the coding sequence ATGGGAAGATATACTGGACCAACTTGCAGGTTATGTAGAAGAGAAGGTATGAAACTATATTTAAAAGGAGATAAATGTTATACAGACAAATGTCCTGTTGCAAGAAGGGGATATGCACCAGGACAACATGGACAAGAAAAGAAAAAACTTACTAACTACGGCATGCAACTGCGAGAAAAACAAAAACTCAAAAGGTACTATGGCGTTTCAGAGAGACAGTTTGAAAGGTTCTATGAAGAAGCAGAAAGAATGAAAGGAATTACAGGTGAAAACTTATTGCAGCTTTTAGAAAGACGTCTTGACAATGTAGTGTATAGGCTGGGCTTTGCAGCATCTCGGCCACAAGCTAGACAATTGGTAAGTCATGGACATCTAGAAGTAAATGGTAAAAAAGTTGATATACCATCTTTCTTAGTAAAACCAGGAGATGTAATATCTGTGAGGGAAAAAAGCCGTTCAATGGAATTAATAAAGAATAATTTAGAAGTATCAAGGAACGTACCTGACTGGTTAGAACTCAATAAAGATGCTTTTGAAGGTAGAGTAGTTTCATTGCCGAGAAGAGAGCATATAGATCTACCTATCCAAGAGCACTTGATTGTTGAGTTATATTCTAAGTAA